A stretch of Cucumis sativus cultivar 9930 chromosome 2, Cucumber_9930_V3, whole genome shotgun sequence DNA encodes these proteins:
- the LOC101211931 gene encoding small GTPase LIP1, producing the protein MFWKDRDREHKELNGGPLCGQVRVLVVGDSGVGKTSLVHLIVNGSSISSPSQTIGCTVGVKHITYGNAGSSSSSIKGDAERDFFVELWDVSGHDRYKDCRSLFYSQINGVIFVHDLSQRRTKSSLQKWAVEIATIGTFSAPLGSGGPGGLPVPYIVIGNKVDIAAKEGTRGSSGNLVDVARQWVEKQGLLSFSEEIPLTESFPGGGGLLAAAKEARYDKEAVTNFFRTLIRRRYFSDSLPAAITWSVSPVPKSVQRLDDTISDEEQSYSRPSFSSETYKYNALPPLPAQRNLTPPPTLYPQQPFSASENYSLPKFALSASQEINNSSRSKRSDINV; encoded by the exons atgttCTGGAAGGACCGTGATAGAGAGCACAAAGAACTGAATGGCGGTCCTTTATGTGGGCAGGTTCGAGTGCTTGTGGTTGGTGATTCAg GAGTGGGGAAAACTTCTCTGGTTCATCTAATTGTAAACGgttcttccatttcttctccttctcaaACTATTGGCTGTACAGTTGGAGTTAAG CATATCACCTATGGAAATGCGGGTAGCTCTTCAAGTAGCATAAAAGGTGATGCCGAGAGAGATTTCTTTGTCGAACTTTGGGATGTGTCAGGGCATGATCGCTACAAAGACTGTCGCTCTCTTTTCTATTCTCAGATTAATG GCgttatttttgttcatgatCTTTCCCAGAGAAGAACAAAATCAAGCCTACAGAAGTGGGCAGTAGAGATTGCAACGATTGGGACATTCTCAGCTCCCTTAGGATCTGGAGGCCCTGGTGGTCTTCCCGTGCCATATATTGTTATTGGTAACAAAGTGGATATTGCTGCTAAAGAGGGTACGAGAGGAAGTAGTGGTAATCTAGTTGATGTTGCTCGCCAGTGGGTTGAGAAGCAGGGTCTGCTTTCCTTCAGTGAGGAAATCCCTTTAACTGAAAGTTTCCCTGGCGGTGGAGGACTTCTTGCT GCTGCCAAAGAGGCAAGATATGACAAGGAAGCTGTGACCAATTTTTTTCGCACG CTCATCCGGAGAAGATATTTCTCAGATAGTTTACCTGCAGCAATCACTTGGTCCGTTTCTCCAGTTCCAAAATCTGTACAGCGCCTTGACGACACCATCAGTGATGAGGAACAGTCCTACAGTCGTCCAAG TTTCAGCAGCGAAACATACAAATACAACGCACTTCCTCCGCTCCCAGCACAACGCAATCTTACTCCACCTCCAACGCTTTATCCTCAGCAGCCATTTTCAGCCTCTGAGAACTACAGCCTTCCAAAATTTGCTCTTTCAGCCTCCCAGGAGATCAACAATTCTAGCCGGTCAAAGCGCTCAGACATCAACGTATGA